A DNA window from Iodobacter ciconiae contains the following coding sequences:
- a CDS encoding NADP-dependent malic enzyme yields the protein MDEEIRKKALEYHRFPKPGKIQVSPTKALSSQRDLALAYSPGVAAACDAIVEDPSEARNLTARGNLVAVITNGTAVLGLGDIGPLASKPVMEGKGVLFKKFAGIDVFDIEIEEKDPEKLVEIIASLEPTFGGINLEDIKAPECFYVEKMLRERMKIPVFHDDQHGTAIIVGAAVKNGLRLIGKKIDEVKLVASGAGAAAIACLDLLVSLGIKRENVTVCDSKGVIYVGRGPLDETKQRYAQNTESRTLKDALAGADIFLGLSGAGLVTGDMIQLMSATPLILALANPDPEITPPDARAARSDAIVCTGRSDYPNQVNNVLCFPFIFRGALDVGATTINEAMKHAAVNAIAELAHAEQSDVVADAYSGQNLSFGVDYLIPKPFDPRLIIKIAPAVARAAMESGVATRPIEDWDVYIEELTQFVYKSNLFMRPVFTAAKKANKRVIFCEGEDERVLHAVQEVVDMGICQPIIVGRPAIIEKRIEKLGLRIKAGVDFQLCNQEDDPRYREYWMQYHEIMKRRGVAEELAKAEVRRKTTLIGALMLQRGEADAMICGTYGQYQRHHWYVSNVLGLQKGAKVTAAMNALLLPTGNVFITDTYVNQDPNPEELAEITMMAADTVRKFGIQPKVALLSHSSFGSMDTPSARKMRATLAILRERAPDLEVDGEMHGDAALSATVRQQVFPTSTLKGEANLLIMPNLDSANISFNLLKMTCGDGVTIGPMLMGLAAPVHILTPTASVRRIVNMAALAAVEAASKG from the coding sequence ATGGACGAAGAAATTCGCAAGAAAGCCCTCGAATATCACCGCTTTCCAAAGCCAGGTAAAATTCAGGTCTCGCCGACCAAGGCTTTATCTAGTCAGCGTGATCTGGCGCTGGCCTACTCCCCGGGCGTTGCAGCTGCATGCGATGCTATCGTTGAAGACCCTAGCGAAGCACGCAATCTTACTGCGCGTGGCAACTTGGTTGCAGTTATTACCAATGGCACAGCTGTACTCGGCCTGGGTGATATTGGCCCATTAGCAAGCAAACCCGTCATGGAAGGCAAAGGCGTATTATTTAAGAAATTTGCGGGCATTGATGTATTCGACATTGAAATTGAAGAGAAAGACCCGGAAAAGCTAGTTGAAATCATTGCCTCGCTAGAGCCTACTTTCGGAGGCATTAACCTGGAAGACATTAAAGCACCAGAATGCTTCTACGTTGAAAAAATGCTGCGTGAACGGATGAAAATCCCGGTATTTCATGACGACCAGCATGGTACTGCGATTATTGTAGGGGCCGCCGTTAAAAACGGCTTGCGCCTGATTGGTAAAAAAATTGATGAAGTAAAACTGGTAGCTTCAGGTGCAGGCGCTGCTGCCATCGCCTGCCTGGATTTACTGGTTTCCTTAGGTATAAAACGTGAAAACGTTACAGTGTGCGACTCAAAAGGTGTCATCTATGTAGGCCGTGGCCCGCTGGATGAAACAAAACAGCGCTACGCACAAAATACCGAATCCCGCACTCTGAAAGATGCCCTTGCCGGTGCAGATATTTTCCTGGGCTTGTCAGGAGCAGGTTTGGTTACGGGTGACATGATTCAACTGATGTCGGCGACCCCGCTGATTTTAGCGCTGGCAAATCCGGACCCGGAAATCACCCCGCCGGACGCACGGGCTGCCCGCAGTGATGCAATTGTGTGCACCGGGCGCTCGGATTACCCAAATCAGGTTAATAACGTACTTTGCTTCCCGTTTATTTTCCGTGGAGCGCTTGATGTTGGCGCAACCACCATTAACGAAGCAATGAAACATGCAGCAGTCAATGCCATTGCAGAATTGGCTCATGCCGAGCAATCTGATGTAGTGGCCGATGCTTATAGCGGTCAAAACTTAAGCTTTGGTGTTGATTACCTGATTCCAAAACCGTTTGACCCGCGCCTGATTATTAAAATTGCCCCTGCTGTCGCACGTGCGGCAATGGAATCAGGTGTTGCTACCCGGCCGATAGAAGACTGGGATGTATATATCGAAGAGCTGACGCAATTCGTATATAAATCAAATTTATTTATGCGTCCGGTATTTACTGCTGCAAAAAAAGCCAATAAACGGGTGATTTTCTGCGAAGGCGAAGACGAGCGTGTCCTGCATGCTGTGCAAGAAGTGGTTGACATGGGGATTTGCCAACCAATTATTGTTGGCCGCCCCGCCATTATTGAAAAGCGCATTGAAAAACTGGGCTTACGAATTAAAGCAGGTGTGGATTTCCAATTATGCAATCAGGAAGACGATCCACGTTATCGCGAATACTGGATGCAATACCACGAGATCATGAAGCGTCGTGGTGTGGCTGAAGAGCTTGCAAAAGCCGAAGTGCGTCGTAAAACTACTTTAATTGGCGCGCTGATGCTTCAGCGTGGCGAAGCTGATGCCATGATTTGTGGCACTTATGGCCAGTATCAACGCCATCACTGGTATGTCAGCAATGTACTGGGGCTGCAAAAAGGTGCAAAAGTAACGGCAGCAATGAATGCTTTGCTGCTGCCAACAGGTAATGTATTCATTACCGATACTTACGTTAACCAGGATCCAAACCCGGAAGAGCTGGCCGAAATCACCATGATGGCGGCAGATACTGTACGTAAGTTTGGCATTCAGCCCAAAGTGGCGCTACTGAGTCATTCCAGTTTTGGCAGCATGGACACGCCTTCTGCCCGTAAAATGCGTGCCACTTTAGCTATCTTGCGCGAGCGTGCGCCTGATCTTGAGGTGGATGGTGAAATGCATGGTGATGCAGCCCTATCGGCCACGGTACGTCAGCAGGTGTTTCCAACATCGACTCTGAAGGGGGAGGCTAATCTGTTAATTATGCCGAATCTGGATTCCGCAAATATCTCATTTAATTTATTAAAAATGACCTGCGGTGACGGAGTAACCATCGGGCCGATGCTAATGGGCCTGGCAGCTCCTGTACATATTCTGACACCTACGGCATCGGTGCGCCGTATCGTTAATATGGCAGCCTTAGCAGCAGTAGAAGCAGCATCAAAAGGCTAA
- the dnaE gene encoding DNA polymerase III subunit alpha — MNSPSFIHLRLHSEFSVTDGIVRLDDAVKAAKSGGMPALGVSDLMNLFGMVKHYKACREAGIKPIVGIDAWVENPEDRDIPFRILLICKSRAGYGRLCDLLSNAFRNNQYRGRAELKKEWLTEGNNSELICLSGAGLGEIGQLLIGGQYDAALAATRWWADTFPDRFYLELQRTGFPTCEPSVQGHLDLASDLDLPVVATHPVQFMDRDDYKAHEARVCIAEGTMVSDKRRPRLFTEEQYFKSASEMAKLFADVPEALANSVAIAERCNLSVTLGKNYLPDFPTPDGMTLDDFLVFEAKRGLETRLQLLYPDEAKRDAERPRYLDRLKFETDTIVQMGFPGYFLIVADFIIWAKHNGCPVGPGRGSGAGSLVAYSLGITDIDPTAYALLFERFLNPERVSMPDFDIDFCQENRWRVIEYVREKYGAEAVSQIATFGTMAAKAVVRDVGRVLDLPYMFCDGLSKLIPAAPGKQYSLDDALEMEPILKQRVETEDEVKELWVLAKKLEGLTRNIGMHAGGVLIAPGKITDFCPIYLASGADSSPVSMLDKDDVEKIGLVKFDFLGLRNLTIIELALSYIHDMEGSAPDLMLLGFEDQAAYKVFRDANTTAVFQVESDGMKRLLAKLKPDRFEDIIAVLALYRPGPLGSGMVDTFINRKNKLEEVDYFHPDLTACLDPTYGVIVYQEQVMQISQIIGGYTLGGADMLRRAMGKKKPEEMAEHREKIAQGAALKGYDPKLAEQLFDLMAKFAEYGFNKSHTAAYAVVSYHTAWLKAHHCAAFMAATMSSELDNTDQLKVFYDDSVETNKLILLPPDVNQSFYRFVPVSRKEIRYALGAIKGVGESAVQMIVRERETNGPFTDLYDFCRRTEKREVNKRTLEALIRAGAFDQLDSHRARLLANVEQAMALAESEAANKNQSSLFDMLEAVDVPQVAIIEVPEWDERVKLAEEKNAVGFYISGHPFDAHAKGIRQFIKSSLERLEPSRTPQMIAGIVSGLRIKNGDRGRMAFVTLDDGKSRRDVTVYSEVFEANRNKIKEDILLVIEGKISEDRFSGGLRIIADTIYDVAEARSRFARSMTLSMRQGMDTQRLKSLLLPHRGGECPIEVEYQNADAVCTLSLGESWRITLHDELLAELKNWLGSECVSVKF, encoded by the coding sequence ATGAATTCGCCCTCCTTTATCCATTTACGCCTCCATTCCGAGTTTTCAGTCACCGACGGCATTGTTCGTCTGGATGATGCCGTCAAAGCCGCAAAATCCGGCGGCATGCCTGCGCTTGGTGTTTCGGATTTAATGAATCTCTTTGGAATGGTAAAACACTACAAAGCCTGCCGCGAAGCGGGAATCAAGCCTATTGTTGGTATTGATGCCTGGGTTGAAAACCCGGAAGACAGAGATATCCCTTTCCGTATTTTACTTATTTGCAAAAGCCGGGCCGGTTATGGACGGCTATGCGATCTATTATCAAATGCTTTTCGCAATAACCAGTACCGTGGCCGGGCTGAGCTAAAAAAAGAATGGCTTACCGAAGGAAACAATAGCGAACTTATTTGCCTGTCTGGTGCAGGACTGGGTGAAATTGGCCAGCTACTCATTGGCGGGCAATATGATGCAGCTTTAGCCGCAACCCGCTGGTGGGCTGATACTTTTCCCGATCGTTTTTACCTGGAGCTGCAACGCACGGGTTTTCCTACTTGCGAGCCCAGCGTACAAGGCCATCTTGATTTAGCTTCCGATCTTGATTTGCCCGTCGTGGCAACGCACCCGGTGCAGTTTATGGACAGGGATGATTACAAGGCGCATGAGGCACGCGTTTGTATTGCAGAAGGCACGATGGTTTCGGATAAACGCCGTCCTCGCCTGTTTACCGAAGAGCAATATTTTAAATCTGCCAGCGAGATGGCAAAACTATTTGCCGACGTACCCGAAGCGCTTGCCAATAGTGTTGCTATTGCCGAGCGATGCAATCTATCTGTGACGCTTGGTAAAAACTATTTACCTGATTTTCCTACGCCCGATGGCATGACGCTTGATGATTTCCTGGTTTTTGAGGCCAAACGTGGCCTGGAAACCCGCTTGCAGCTGCTTTATCCAGATGAAGCCAAGCGTGATGCAGAGCGCCCGCGTTATTTGGACCGCCTCAAATTTGAAACCGACACCATTGTGCAAATGGGCTTTCCCGGGTATTTCCTGATTGTTGCCGACTTTATTATCTGGGCAAAGCATAATGGCTGTCCTGTAGGGCCGGGCCGCGGCTCGGGTGCAGGCTCGCTGGTGGCGTATAGCCTTGGCATTACCGATATAGATCCAACAGCCTATGCACTGCTGTTTGAGCGCTTTCTAAACCCAGAACGCGTCTCCATGCCCGACTTTGATATCGATTTTTGCCAGGAAAACCGCTGGCGCGTGATCGAGTATGTGCGTGAAAAATATGGCGCAGAAGCCGTCAGCCAGATTGCCACTTTCGGCACGATGGCAGCCAAAGCGGTGGTGCGTGATGTAGGCCGCGTGCTTGACTTGCCGTACATGTTTTGTGATGGCCTATCCAAACTCATTCCCGCTGCACCAGGCAAGCAGTACAGCCTGGACGATGCACTGGAAATGGAACCCATTTTAAAACAGCGGGTTGAAACCGAAGACGAGGTTAAAGAGCTGTGGGTGCTGGCTAAAAAGCTGGAAGGTCTGACGCGTAATATCGGTATGCACGCCGGCGGCGTTTTGATTGCACCTGGCAAAATCACGGATTTTTGCCCTATTTATCTAGCTTCTGGTGCAGACTCCTCGCCCGTTTCCATGCTGGATAAGGATGACGTTGAAAAAATTGGCCTGGTTAAGTTCGATTTTTTAGGGCTGCGCAACTTAACCATTATCGAGCTGGCGCTAAGCTATATCCACGACATGGAAGGCAGCGCACCCGATTTGATGTTACTGGGCTTTGAAGATCAGGCAGCTTATAAAGTATTCCGAGATGCCAATACCACCGCCGTATTTCAGGTGGAATCGGATGGAATGAAGCGACTGCTGGCCAAACTAAAGCCCGATCGCTTTGAAGATATTATTGCGGTCTTAGCGCTTTACCGCCCAGGGCCACTGGGGTCCGGGATGGTGGACACCTTTATTAATCGTAAAAATAAACTGGAAGAAGTCGATTATTTTCACCCAGACCTGACCGCCTGCCTCGATCCCACCTATGGGGTGATCGTATATCAGGAGCAGGTGATGCAGATTTCCCAGATTATCGGTGGCTATACACTAGGTGGTGCGGATATGCTGCGCCGCGCCATGGGTAAGAAAAAACCAGAGGAAATGGCCGAGCACCGGGAAAAAATCGCCCAGGGCGCTGCACTTAAAGGCTACGATCCGAAGCTTGCCGAGCAACTTTTTGACCTGATGGCCAAATTTGCCGAATATGGTTTTAATAAATCACATACGGCGGCCTACGCAGTTGTTTCCTATCACACGGCCTGGCTGAAAGCGCACCATTGTGCTGCTTTTATGGCGGCCACGATGAGCTCGGAGCTCGATAACACCGATCAGCTAAAAGTTTTTTATGACGATAGCGTTGAAACAAATAAACTTATTTTATTGCCGCCTGATGTAAACCAAAGCTTTTACAGATTTGTACCGGTTTCCCGTAAGGAAATCCGTTACGCCTTGGGCGCAATTAAAGGTGTCGGTGAATCTGCGGTACAAATGATTGTTCGCGAACGTGAAACAAACGGCCCTTTCACCGATTTATACGATTTTTGCCGCCGAACTGAAAAACGTGAAGTTAATAAACGCACATTGGAAGCTTTGATTCGTGCAGGTGCTTTTGATCAGCTGGACTCTCACCGTGCGCGGCTTTTAGCCAATGTTGAACAAGCGATGGCACTGGCAGAAAGTGAGGCGGCTAATAAAAATCAATCCAGCCTGTTTGATATGCTGGAAGCGGTTGATGTTCCGCAAGTCGCTATCATTGAAGTGCCTGAGTGGGATGAGCGGGTTAAGCTGGCCGAAGAAAAAAATGCGGTGGGTTTTTATATTTCCGGCCACCCGTTCGATGCCCATGCCAAGGGAATTCGTCAGTTTATTAAATCTTCCCTGGAGCGGCTGGAGCCTAGTCGTACTCCACAAATGATTGCCGGTATCGTGAGCGGCTTACGGATCAAAAACGGAGACCGGGGCCGTATGGCCTTTGTGACACTGGATGATGGCAAATCACGCCGGGATGTAACAGTCTATTCTGAAGTATTTGAAGCCAATCGGAACAAAATCAAAGAAGACATACTTTTGGTGATTGAGGGCAAGATTTCTGAAGATAGATTTTCAGGTGGCTTACGAATTATTGCAGATACCATCTATGATGTCGCTGAAGCACGCAGCCGTTTTGCCCGCAGTATGACTTTAAGCATGCGCCAAGGAATGGATACCCAGAGACTAAAAAGCTTACTTTTACCTCACCGGGGCGGTGAATGTCCAATTGAGGTTGAGTATCAAAATGCCGATGCAGTATGCACTCTTTCTTTAGGCGAAAGCTGGAGAATTACATTACATGATGAGCTACTGGCGGAACTAAAAAACTGGTTAGGAAGCGAATGTGTTTCAGTTAAGTTTTAG
- a CDS encoding putative motility protein, whose product MDVLAINATGGAGVQSAAALLMAKKSMDMQAKSALSLLEAVPAPKYNNPAGLGSVVDTRA is encoded by the coding sequence ATGGATGTTTTGGCAATTAATGCGACGGGAGGGGCGGGCGTGCAAAGTGCCGCAGCGCTGTTGATGGCTAAGAAATCAATGGACATGCAGGCCAAATCAGCACTGAGCCTGCTTGAAGCAGTGCCCGCGCCCAAATATAACAATCCGGCAGGCCTTGGAAGTGTTGTAGACACAAGGGCTTAA
- a CDS encoding phasin family protein has protein sequence MFNDQFKDLFKAPQFNPKQFADFGQAHLEKSLRLTNIALSSVERLVNLQIGITRDLIAENAETTKTLAGVKDVQGLVAFQRQLAQPSVEKSLTVARNVFDAASATQQELNSLIEEQVLEFNKNLLATLEKATENAPAGSGVAVNAMRNVVETASHTYDAVSKTSQKIASELVNATVNAAEAGVKVVAAKKASA, from the coding sequence ATGTTTAACGACCAGTTCAAAGATCTGTTTAAAGCCCCACAATTTAACCCTAAGCAATTTGCTGATTTTGGTCAGGCTCACCTGGAAAAATCCCTGCGCCTGACAAACATTGCACTAAGTAGCGTAGAGCGTTTGGTGAATCTACAAATTGGCATTACACGCGATTTAATTGCTGAAAATGCAGAAACAACAAAAACATTAGCCGGTGTTAAAGATGTTCAGGGCCTGGTTGCATTTCAGCGCCAGCTGGCACAGCCCTCGGTAGAAAAAAGCCTTACCGTTGCGCGTAATGTATTTGATGCGGCCAGTGCAACTCAGCAAGAATTAAACAGCCTGATCGAAGAGCAAGTACTGGAATTTAACAAAAACTTGTTGGCCACTTTAGAAAAAGCAACTGAAAACGCACCGGCAGGTTCAGGTGTTGCCGTGAATGCAATGCGTAATGTTGTTGAAACTGCAAGTCACACTTATGATGCAGTATCTAAAACAAGCCAAAAAATTGCTTCCGAATTAGTAAACGCAACAGTAAATGCAGCTGAAGCGGGCGTAAAAGTAGTTGCAGCTAAAAAAGCATCTGCATAA
- the adhE gene encoding bifunctional acetaldehyde-CoA/alcohol dehydrogenase encodes MTVSNIQELDALMERVKKAQQLFATYSQEQVDKIFRAAALAAADARLPLAKQAVAETGMGVLEDKVIKNHFASEYIYNAYKDEKTCGILSQDDAYGIITIAEPIGIICGIVPTTNPTSTAIFKALIALKTRNGIVFSPHPRAKGSTCEAARIVLDAAVAAGAPRDIIGWIDEPTVELSNQLMKHKYINLILATGGPGMVRAAYSSGKPAIGVGAGNTPVVIDETADIKRAVASILMSKTFDNGVVCASEQSVIIVDSIYEAMKARFAQSGGHILSKKEADAVRKVILIDGNLNAGVVGQAAVKIAEMAGIKVPSYTKILIAEVTSTGEEEAFAHEKLSPTLAMYRAKDFYDAVTKAEALVALGGIGHTSALYTDQDQQHERIAYFGDKMKTARILINSPASQGGIGDLYNFKLAPSLTLGCGSWGGNSISENVGPKHLINTKTVAKRAENMLWHKLPKNIYFRRGCLPFALADLAGKKRATIVTGPYLFANGYSDETIKVLKQMGMEVEVFHEVEADPTLEVVRKGVHALNLFKPDVIIALGGGSPMDAAKIMWVMYEHPEVHFEDLALRFMDITKRIYKFPKMGIKAELVAIPTTSGTGSEVTPFAVVTDEKTGMKYPIADYELTPNMAIIDADLVMNMPKSLTAFGGIDAVTHALEAYVSVLANEYSDPQALQSLKLLKENLPSSYLNGAKDPKARELVHNASTIAGIAFANAFLGVCHSMAHKLGAEFHLAHGLANALLISNVIRFNSADIPTKQTAFSQYDRPQARCRYADIAEHLDLGGKNDEQKVANLIAWVEELKATIQIPASIKEAGVPEALFLSKVDQLAEEAFDDQCTGANPRYPLISELKQLLLDSYYGNAFVEKHLREETK; translated from the coding sequence ATGACTGTTTCTAACATTCAAGAACTCGATGCACTGATGGAGCGGGTTAAAAAAGCGCAACAGCTTTTTGCAACGTATTCACAAGAGCAAGTTGATAAAATTTTCCGTGCAGCTGCACTGGCTGCAGCAGATGCACGTTTGCCATTAGCCAAACAAGCCGTTGCCGAAACCGGCATGGGTGTGCTTGAAGATAAAGTAATCAAAAATCACTTTGCTTCTGAATACATTTATAACGCCTACAAAGACGAAAAAACCTGCGGCATTCTGTCTCAGGATGACGCTTACGGCATTATCACGATTGCAGAGCCGATCGGGATTATTTGCGGGATTGTGCCAACAACCAACCCTACTTCTACCGCCATTTTCAAAGCGTTGATTGCACTTAAAACACGTAACGGCATTGTCTTTAGCCCGCATCCGCGAGCAAAAGGATCAACCTGTGAAGCTGCGCGCATTGTGCTGGATGCTGCCGTTGCTGCTGGTGCGCCACGCGATATTATTGGCTGGATTGATGAGCCTACTGTTGAGCTGTCTAACCAGCTCATGAAACATAAATACATTAACCTTATTCTTGCAACCGGCGGCCCAGGCATGGTTCGTGCAGCTTACTCTTCGGGTAAACCTGCAATTGGTGTGGGCGCGGGTAATACACCGGTTGTTATTGATGAAACAGCGGATATCAAACGCGCTGTTGCCTCTATTTTAATGTCCAAAACCTTTGATAATGGTGTGGTTTGCGCATCAGAGCAGTCCGTCATCATTGTTGACAGCATTTATGAAGCAATGAAAGCTCGCTTTGCACAAAGCGGCGGCCACATTTTAAGCAAGAAAGAAGCCGATGCTGTTCGGAAGGTAATCTTGATTGATGGCAATCTGAATGCTGGTGTAGTTGGCCAGGCTGCAGTAAAAATTGCCGAGATGGCGGGTATTAAAGTACCTAGTTACACAAAGATTCTGATCGCCGAAGTGACATCAACCGGCGAAGAAGAAGCCTTTGCACATGAAAAGCTTTCACCCACTCTGGCGATGTATCGCGCCAAAGACTTTTATGATGCGGTTACCAAGGCAGAAGCCCTGGTTGCGCTTGGCGGGATTGGTCACACCTCTGCGCTATACACCGATCAGGATCAGCAACACGAGCGCATCGCTTATTTTGGCGACAAGATGAAAACCGCCCGTATCCTGATCAACTCCCCTGCTTCGCAAGGCGGGATTGGTGACTTGTACAACTTCAAACTTGCACCATCGTTGACACTGGGTTGCGGTTCATGGGGTGGTAATTCTATCTCTGAAAATGTAGGTCCAAAACACCTGATCAACACCAAAACTGTCGCTAAACGGGCCGAAAATATGTTGTGGCACAAACTCCCTAAAAACATTTATTTCCGCCGTGGCTGCCTGCCGTTTGCACTGGCTGATCTTGCTGGCAAAAAGCGCGCTACTATCGTCACCGGCCCTTATTTGTTTGCTAACGGCTACAGCGATGAAACCATCAAAGTACTGAAGCAGATGGGCATGGAAGTTGAAGTGTTCCACGAAGTAGAAGCAGATCCGACACTGGAAGTCGTACGTAAAGGTGTGCATGCGCTGAATCTATTTAAGCCTGATGTAATTATTGCACTGGGTGGCGGCTCGCCAATGGATGCTGCCAAGATTATGTGGGTAATGTACGAGCACCCGGAAGTTCACTTCGAAGATCTTGCATTACGCTTTATGGATATCACTAAGCGCATTTACAAGTTCCCTAAGATGGGTATTAAGGCTGAATTGGTTGCGATTCCAACTACATCAGGTACAGGTTCTGAAGTTACGCCATTTGCAGTGGTGACAGACGAAAAAACCGGTATGAAGTATCCAATCGCTGATTACGAACTCACTCCGAATATGGCGATTATTGATGCCGATTTAGTGATGAATATGCCCAAAAGCCTGACTGCTTTTGGTGGTATTGACGCAGTAACGCACGCTTTGGAAGCTTATGTGTCCGTATTGGCCAATGAGTATTCTGATCCGCAAGCATTGCAATCGCTGAAGCTACTGAAAGAAAACCTGCCATCGTCTTACTTGAACGGCGCAAAAGATCCAAAAGCGCGCGAACTGGTACACAATGCGTCAACCATCGCGGGTATCGCGTTTGCCAATGCATTCCTGGGAGTTTGTCACTCCATGGCGCACAAGCTGGGTGCGGAGTTCCACCTTGCTCACGGTCTGGCTAATGCTTTATTGATTTCTAACGTAATTCGTTTCAATTCGGCAGATATTCCAACCAAGCAAACTGCATTTAGCCAATACGATCGCCCACAAGCACGTTGCCGTTATGCAGATATTGCCGAGCACCTTGATCTTGGCGGCAAGAATGATGAGCAAAAAGTGGCTAATTTGATTGCCTGGGTTGAAGAGCTGAAAGCAACCATCCAGATCCCTGCCTCAATCAAGGAAGCAGGTGTTCCTGAAGCGCTGTTCCTGTCTAAAGTGGATCAGCTGGCCGAAGAGGCATTTGATGATCAGTGCACTGGCGCTAACCCGCGCTACCCATTGATTTCAGAGCTAAAACAGCTTCTGCTTGACAGCTACTACGGCAATGCCTTCGTAGAGAAGCATCTACGCGAAGAAACTAAATAA
- a CDS encoding DUF3047 domain-containing protein, which produces MKPLISYLLSISFLISTHLVKAETTAVGLFSQGQLGGWEEKTFKGTTHYKLQPEGSAQVLAATISGGASGKFKKIKIDLNRTPYLNWRWKVDQTWLGLNEKTKSGDDYPARLYVVVERGLFGISSKTVNYVWASQQSVGSLWPNAFTTQAALIAVESGNKNIQQWRSYKRNVKADLRQAFGEDFTHIDAVALMSDGDNSQQTGRAYFGDIWFTAD; this is translated from the coding sequence ATGAAACCACTTATATCTTACCTGCTGAGCATCAGCTTTTTGATAAGTACACACCTAGTTAAGGCCGAGACAACTGCGGTTGGGCTATTTTCCCAAGGGCAACTTGGCGGCTGGGAAGAGAAAACATTTAAAGGAACTACGCATTACAAACTACAACCAGAAGGCAGCGCACAAGTCTTGGCTGCAACCATATCGGGAGGGGCGTCAGGAAAATTCAAAAAAATAAAAATCGACCTAAATCGTACTCCCTATCTCAATTGGCGCTGGAAAGTTGATCAGACATGGCTTGGGCTGAACGAAAAGACAAAATCTGGCGATGATTATCCTGCGCGCCTCTATGTTGTTGTCGAGCGAGGTTTATTCGGCATTTCATCCAAAACAGTTAACTACGTTTGGGCTAGCCAGCAATCAGTTGGCAGCTTATGGCCCAATGCTTTTACTACTCAAGCAGCATTAATTGCTGTCGAAAGCGGCAATAAAAACATCCAACAATGGCGCAGCTACAAACGCAATGTTAAAGCCGATTTGCGCCAAGCTTTCGGTGAGGATTTTACGCACATTGATGCCGTTGCCCTGATGAGTGATGGAGATAACAGCCAACAAACTGGCCGTGCATACTTTGGAGATATTTGGTTTACAGCAGATTAA
- a CDS encoding CDP-alcohol phosphatidyltransferase family protein — MLDRKILEAIAPPVKNAACRLLALGLRANHISWIGFILGLCSVPMIIWGQMEWALALILFNRLADGLDGAMARQSQPTDRGAFLDITLDFLFYSAVPLAFALANPAENALAAAVLIYSFIGTGCSFLAFAILAAKRGLSSDIYPRKGFYYLGGLTEATETICVFMLMCLMPHWFSVLAYGFATLCAITTVTRIFAAYQIFTEQG, encoded by the coding sequence ATGCTTGATCGAAAAATACTGGAAGCCATCGCTCCGCCGGTTAAAAACGCCGCATGCCGTTTACTCGCACTCGGGCTGCGGGCTAACCACATTAGCTGGATCGGATTTATTCTGGGCTTATGCAGTGTGCCGATGATTATTTGGGGGCAGATGGAATGGGCACTTGCATTAATTTTATTTAACCGGCTCGCCGATGGCCTCGACGGGGCTATGGCAAGGCAAAGTCAGCCAACCGATCGCGGGGCTTTTTTAGACATCACACTCGATTTTCTATTTTACTCCGCAGTCCCATTGGCTTTTGCCTTGGCCAATCCGGCCGAAAACGCCCTTGCCGCAGCCGTCTTGATTTACAGCTTTATTGGTACAGGCTGTAGCTTTTTAGCCTTTGCTATTTTGGCGGCAAAACGCGGTTTATCTAGTGACATTTACCCGCGAAAAGGCTTTTACTACCTGGGCGGCTTAACTGAGGCAACCGAGACCATTTGTGTATTTATGCTGATGTGTCTAATGCCGCATTGGTTCTCAGTGCTGGCGTATGGTTTTGCCACGCTGTGCGCAATCACCACAGTGACGCGCATTTTTGCTGCATATCAAATATTCACTGAACAGGGATAA